The following coding sequences lie in one Longimicrobium sp. genomic window:
- a CDS encoding NADPH-dependent FMN reductase codes for MEGLRGHPIRVLGICGSVRAGSYNRGLLAAAQELAPRGMEIRIHDLGALPFFHPDGHPGGIPRPVAEFVGAVAAADALLVATPEYNYGVPAVLTNALDWASQPPGASALRGKPAAIVGASTGRGGTVRAQTQLRQAFVYTEVHALLQPELHVGAAHEKFGADGRLHDPCTRERLARVLEGLASWTLLLRGASPVPAFTGRTMILAPPD; via the coding sequence ATGGAGGGTCTTCGCGGGCACCCGATCCGGGTGCTGGGGATCTGCGGAAGCGTCCGCGCGGGCTCGTACAACCGCGGGCTCCTGGCGGCCGCGCAGGAGCTGGCGCCGCGCGGAATGGAGATCCGCATCCACGACCTGGGTGCGCTCCCCTTCTTCCATCCGGACGGACACCCCGGCGGCATTCCGCGGCCGGTGGCGGAGTTCGTGGGCGCGGTGGCCGCCGCGGATGCCCTGCTGGTGGCGACGCCGGAATACAACTACGGCGTGCCGGCGGTGCTCACCAACGCGCTGGACTGGGCATCGCAGCCCCCCGGGGCTTCGGCGCTGCGGGGGAAGCCGGCGGCCATCGTGGGCGCCTCCACCGGACGTGGCGGAACGGTGCGCGCGCAGACCCAGCTGCGGCAGGCCTTCGTCTACACGGAAGTGCACGCGCTCCTCCAGCCGGAGCTGCACGTGGGCGCCGCGCACGAGAAGTTCGGCGCGGACGGGCGCCTCCACGACCCATGCACGCGCGAGCGGCTGGCCCGCGTTCTGGAGGGCCTGGCGAGCTGGACCCTGCTCCTGCGCGGAGCCAGCCCCGTCCCCGCCTTCACGGGCCGCACGATGATCCTTGCGCCCCCCGACTAG
- a CDS encoding ABC transporter permease produces the protein MQADSSTNSPVPAVGAPAGGAAGWWDASRGTVRRAARRLWRAPGFTLAIVASFALGIGANATMFGVVDRLLLSPPAHVEDAGRVRRLLVDRLVPETGERQASEVLSYRDYEDFAAARGLAAVAVVSYRTLTFGRGADARQEDAALVSGQFFSVLGARAALGRFFGPADDQPGAAGVAVIDHGVWQRQYGGSRDVIGKTLDFGYGPYTIVGVAPRGFTGMDVRPVAAWLPLRTAATQMQGTMWATNRNLNMLRAVGRLAPGVDPRALEAEATTLHRNGRGEQIAAGKYDATVRIVAAPLIAAQGPLATAESRVARWLAGISLLVLLIACANVANLLLARAVQQRREIGIQLALGGSRARVLGLVLTESLLLAALGGTVALVLAYLGGDLVRTLLLPEIAWPEAAVGGRVLGVIGALALFGGLAAGVIPALQASRVDVVETLKGGSSRISPASRTRNALVALQVALSVVLLVASGLFVRSLHRVSTMDLGLELDRVLFVSPEFEKGASDEQETAFVRGALARLKTLPGVEHATVDMSAPFWSAMSLGLRVPGLDSVPTLPTGEPTIHAVDEDYFATLGLRIVRGRGLQATDNRPGAAPVAVVNETMARVVWPRQEAIGRCMVIGGDDDEPGEPLCATVVGVVENARRSSLIEEETMQYYFPIEQGTVEYGTPDLLLRTRGDPGAMIPVVQRALLEAGPGLRFPKVQPLQDLIEPEIRPWKLGATAFTAFGVLALLVAGVGLYSVLAFTMAQRTFELGIRAALGATGQRLRGMVLWESLKVVAIGLVLGLAIAMAVAPRIEPLLYGVSPRDPVTLGGVALALLLVGALAATIPARRATSIDPSAAFRAE, from the coding sequence ATGCAGGCGGATTCGTCGACGAACTCTCCGGTGCCGGCGGTGGGTGCCCCCGCGGGCGGCGCGGCCGGGTGGTGGGACGCGTCGCGCGGCACAGTTCGCCGCGCGGCGCGCCGGCTGTGGCGGGCCCCGGGATTCACCCTCGCCATCGTCGCGTCGTTCGCGCTGGGGATCGGCGCCAACGCCACCATGTTCGGGGTCGTGGACCGCCTCCTGTTGAGCCCTCCGGCGCACGTGGAGGATGCGGGCCGGGTGCGCAGGCTGCTGGTGGACCGGCTCGTTCCCGAGACCGGCGAGCGCCAGGCGAGCGAGGTGCTGAGCTACCGTGACTACGAGGACTTCGCCGCCGCGCGCGGGCTGGCCGCGGTGGCCGTGGTCAGCTACCGCACCCTCACCTTCGGGCGGGGCGCCGATGCCAGGCAGGAAGATGCCGCCCTGGTGAGCGGCCAGTTCTTTTCCGTCCTGGGCGCGCGTGCCGCGCTGGGGCGCTTCTTCGGCCCGGCAGACGACCAGCCGGGCGCGGCGGGGGTGGCGGTGATCGACCACGGAGTCTGGCAGCGGCAGTACGGCGGCTCGCGCGACGTGATCGGCAAGACTCTGGACTTCGGCTACGGGCCGTACACCATCGTGGGCGTGGCCCCCAGGGGCTTCACCGGGATGGACGTGCGCCCGGTGGCGGCGTGGCTCCCCCTGCGCACGGCCGCCACGCAGATGCAGGGCACCATGTGGGCGACCAACCGCAACCTCAACATGCTGCGCGCGGTGGGGCGCCTGGCGCCCGGGGTGGACCCGCGCGCGCTCGAGGCCGAGGCCACCACGCTTCACCGGAACGGGCGCGGCGAGCAGATCGCGGCGGGGAAGTACGACGCCACGGTCAGGATCGTGGCCGCCCCGCTGATCGCCGCCCAGGGACCGCTGGCCACCGCGGAGTCCAGGGTGGCGCGCTGGCTGGCGGGGATCTCGCTGCTGGTGCTGCTGATCGCCTGCGCCAACGTGGCCAACCTGCTCCTGGCGCGCGCCGTACAGCAGCGCCGCGAGATCGGGATCCAGCTCGCGCTCGGCGGGTCGCGGGCGCGGGTGCTGGGGCTGGTGCTCACCGAGAGCCTCCTGCTGGCCGCGCTCGGCGGCACGGTGGCGCTGGTGCTGGCCTACCTGGGGGGCGACCTGGTGCGCACCCTTCTGCTCCCCGAGATCGCGTGGCCCGAGGCGGCGGTGGGGGGGCGGGTGCTCGGCGTGATCGGGGCGCTGGCGCTCTTCGGGGGCCTCGCCGCGGGGGTGATCCCGGCGCTGCAGGCGAGCCGCGTGGACGTGGTGGAGACGCTCAAGGGGGGGAGCTCGCGTATCTCGCCCGCGTCGCGCACGCGCAACGCCCTGGTGGCCCTGCAGGTGGCGCTCTCGGTGGTGCTGCTCGTCGCCTCGGGCCTCTTCGTGCGCAGCCTGCACCGGGTGAGCACCATGGACCTGGGGTTGGAGCTGGACCGCGTGCTGTTCGTGAGCCCCGAGTTCGAAAAGGGAGCGTCGGACGAGCAGGAGACCGCCTTCGTGCGTGGCGCGCTGGCGCGGCTCAAGACGCTCCCAGGGGTGGAGCACGCCACGGTTGACATGTCGGCGCCGTTCTGGAGCGCCATGTCGCTGGGCCTGCGCGTTCCGGGGCTGGACTCGGTGCCCACCCTTCCCACGGGAGAGCCCACCATCCACGCGGTGGACGAGGACTACTTCGCCACGCTGGGCCTGAGGATCGTGCGCGGGCGCGGCCTGCAAGCCACCGACAACCGGCCCGGCGCCGCCCCCGTGGCGGTGGTGAACGAGACGATGGCGCGCGTGGTGTGGCCGCGCCAGGAGGCCATCGGCCGCTGCATGGTCATCGGCGGCGACGACGACGAGCCGGGCGAGCCCCTCTGCGCGACGGTGGTGGGCGTGGTGGAGAACGCGCGCCGCAGCTCGCTGATCGAGGAAGAGACGATGCAGTACTACTTCCCCATCGAGCAGGGGACGGTGGAGTACGGCACGCCCGACCTGCTGCTGCGCACCCGCGGCGACCCGGGCGCGATGATCCCGGTGGTGCAGCGCGCGCTGCTGGAGGCCGGTCCGGGGCTGCGGTTCCCCAAGGTGCAGCCGCTCCAAGATCTCATCGAGCCGGAGATCCGTCCCTGGAAGCTGGGCGCCACGGCCTTCACCGCCTTCGGAGTGCTGGCGCTGCTGGTGGCGGGGGTGGGGCTCTACAGCGTGCTCGCCTTCACGATGGCGCAGCGCACCTTCGAGCTGGGCATCCGCGCGGCGCTCGGCGCGACGGGCCAGCGGCTGCGCGGAATGGTGCTGTGGGAATCGCTCAAGGTGGTGGCGATCGGCCTCGTGCTGGGGCTGGCCATCGCCATGGCCGTGGCGCCGCGCATCGAGCCCCTTCTGTACGGGGTGTCGCCGCGTGACCCCGTCACGCTGGGCGGAGTAGCTCTCGCCCTGCTCCTGGTGGGCGCGCTCGCGGCCACCATCCCGGCGCGCCGCGCCACCTCCATCGATCCGAGCGCCGCGTTCCGGGCGGAGTAG